In Spirochaeta thermophila DSM 6578, the following proteins share a genomic window:
- a CDS encoding alpha-glucosidase translates to MSRQWWKEAIVYQIYPRSFMDSNGDGIGDLRGIIQRIDYLVSLGVDAVWLNPVYRSPNVDNGYDISDFFSIMEEFGSMEDWEELLSALHARGIRLVMDLVLNHTSDQHPWFIASRSSRDDPYRHYYIWRDRPNNWRSLFEGPAWEYDEATGEYYLHVFAREQPDLNWAYPPLREELYRMVNWWLDKGIDGFRLDAISVISKHPDFPDGEEVGPDGLAPGTPYFMNGPHLGEYLEELYRRCFHGRDVLTVGECAGVHPDDLPHLVGDDKALKSIFFMDHMFLDLGPDGYRFGNPYPYPWRWSQFKRIVHTWYRAFSRAGWMSFYLGNHDFPRCISRFGCDGEYWLPSGKLLATLLLTMPGTIYLYQGDEIGMTNAHFTSIESYRDVETLNYYRRAMEEGRDTGEVMAEIMARSRDNARTPMQWSSAPHAGFTTGEPWIPLNPNYRTINVARQESDRDSLLSYYRRLIRMRKEHADVLVYGDLLMRDLDSDHLWVYDRTAGHGGFRIVLNLTPEEQEWEEGDAALVLSSLGDAETGRLRPYEARIYRI, encoded by the coding sequence ATGTCTCGACAGTGGTGGAAAGAGGCGATCGTCTATCAGATCTATCCGCGTAGTTTCATGGACAGCAACGGCGACGGAATCGGTGATCTGAGAGGGATCATCCAGAGGATCGACTACCTCGTTTCCCTGGGGGTGGACGCCGTGTGGCTCAATCCTGTGTACCGCTCTCCCAACGTGGACAACGGCTACGACATCAGCGACTTCTTCTCCATCATGGAGGAGTTCGGCAGCATGGAGGACTGGGAGGAGCTTCTCAGTGCCCTCCATGCGAGGGGCATCCGCCTGGTCATGGATCTGGTGCTCAACCACACCTCGGATCAGCACCCGTGGTTCATCGCCTCCCGATCTTCGCGGGATGATCCCTACCGGCACTACTACATATGGCGCGACCGGCCGAACAACTGGCGCTCGCTCTTCGAAGGCCCGGCATGGGAGTACGACGAGGCCACGGGGGAGTACTACCTCCACGTCTTCGCCAGGGAACAGCCAGATCTCAACTGGGCGTACCCGCCGCTCAGGGAAGAGCTGTATCGCATGGTCAACTGGTGGCTCGACAAGGGGATAGACGGATTCCGGCTCGACGCGATAAGTGTGATATCAAAACATCCCGATTTCCCCGACGGCGAAGAGGTGGGCCCCGATGGTCTCGCCCCCGGGACGCCGTACTTCATGAACGGCCCGCACCTCGGGGAGTATCTCGAAGAGCTCTACCGGCGCTGTTTCCATGGGAGGGACGTGCTCACCGTGGGGGAGTGTGCGGGTGTCCACCCGGACGATCTCCCCCATCTCGTAGGCGACGACAAGGCCCTCAAGAGCATCTTTTTCATGGACCACATGTTCCTCGACCTTGGGCCCGACGGGTACCGATTCGGCAACCCCTACCCCTATCCCTGGCGGTGGTCGCAGTTCAAGCGCATCGTGCATACCTGGTACCGGGCCTTCTCCCGCGCAGGGTGGATGAGCTTCTACCTGGGCAACCACGACTTTCCCCGCTGTATCTCGCGTTTCGGCTGCGACGGGGAGTACTGGCTCCCCTCGGGCAAGCTGCTCGCCACCCTGCTGCTCACCATGCCGGGGACGATCTACCTCTATCAGGGTGACGAAATAGGGATGACCAATGCCCACTTCACCTCCATAGAGAGCTACCGAGACGTGGAGACCCTCAACTACTACCGACGGGCCATGGAGGAGGGGAGGGACACGGGAGAGGTGATGGCCGAGATCATGGCGAGGAGCAGGGACAACGCGCGGACCCCCATGCAGTGGTCATCAGCCCCTCACGCGGGATTCACCACGGGCGAGCCGTGGATACCGCTCAACCCCAACTATCGAACCATCAACGTGGCTCGGCAGGAGAGCGACCGCGACTCCCTGCTCTCCTACTACAGGCGGCTCATCCGCATGAGGAAGGAACACGCCGACGTCCTGGTCTACGGCGACCTCCTGATGCGCGATCTCGACTCGGACCACCTGTGGGTCTACGACCGGACGGCAGGGCACGGTGGATTCAGGATCGTGCTCAACCTCACCCCTGAGGAACAGGAATGGGAAGAAGGGGATGCTGCCCTCGTTCTCTCCTCTCTGGGTGATGCGGAGACCGGAAGGCTCCGACCCTATGAGGCGCGCATCTACAGGATCTAG
- a CDS encoding heavy metal translocating P-type ATPase, with product MLTVRITGTGEDSYLQKVIHLVEEAQRTKSKTQRLADRAAQWLTFIAIGAGSLTFVLWMVFTGDLAAAIERMVTVMVITCPHALGLAVPLVVAVSTSLSARNGLLIRNRTAFENARKISTVVFDKTGTLTEGRFGVAGVAAFVGSEEELLTLAASLERNSEHPVARGIVEEAEKRGLAPLPVEDFYVRKGEGVEGVVNGRRIALLSRRALEEGGYTVPETEGSHIGTLVYVVEEGKVRGAIVLADRIRSESREAVRTLQKKGIRCWMLTGDNRKVAEAVAKELGLDGVFAEVLPHEKQEKVKELQAKGEFVAMTGDGINDAPALAQADVGIAIGSGTDIAAETADIILVHDSPADVAALIDFGRATYRKMVQNLLWATGYNVVAIPLAAGVLYPLTGLLLSPAVGAALMSLSTVIVAVNASFLRVRR from the coding sequence GTGCTCACGGTGCGCATCACCGGTACGGGTGAAGACTCCTATCTCCAAAAGGTGATCCACCTCGTCGAAGAAGCGCAGCGGACCAAGTCGAAGACCCAGCGGCTCGCCGATAGGGCGGCGCAGTGGCTCACCTTCATCGCCATAGGGGCGGGATCCCTCACTTTCGTGCTCTGGATGGTCTTCACAGGGGATCTCGCTGCTGCCATCGAGCGGATGGTCACGGTGATGGTCATCACCTGCCCCCACGCCCTGGGGCTCGCCGTACCCCTGGTGGTGGCGGTCTCTACCTCGCTTTCGGCCCGCAACGGGCTTCTCATACGGAACCGCACGGCATTTGAGAACGCGAGGAAGATCTCCACCGTGGTCTTCGACAAGACCGGCACCCTCACCGAGGGGAGGTTCGGTGTGGCAGGGGTGGCGGCCTTTGTGGGATCCGAAGAGGAGCTGCTCACCCTGGCAGCCTCGCTCGAGCGCAATTCCGAGCATCCGGTGGCGCGGGGGATAGTGGAGGAGGCCGAGAAGAGGGGCCTTGCGCCTCTCCCTGTGGAGGACTTCTACGTGAGGAAGGGCGAGGGGGTTGAGGGCGTGGTGAACGGGAGGAGGATCGCCCTCCTCAGCCGTCGCGCCCTCGAGGAGGGGGGGTACACGGTTCCCGAGACTGAGGGTTCCCACATAGGCACGCTGGTCTACGTGGTGGAGGAGGGGAAGGTGCGAGGGGCCATTGTGCTCGCCGACAGGATACGGTCGGAGTCGCGTGAGGCGGTACGCACACTCCAGAAGAAGGGGATACGCTGCTGGATGCTCACCGGCGACAACAGAAAGGTGGCGGAGGCGGTGGCGAAGGAACTGGGGCTCGATGGGGTGTTCGCCGAGGTCCTTCCCCATGAGAAGCAGGAGAAGGTGAAGGAACTCCAGGCCAAGGGCGAGTTCGTGGCCATGACCGGAGACGGGATCAATGATGCCCCGGCGCTGGCCCAGGCGGATGTGGGGATCGCGATCGGTTCCGGCACGGACATAGCTGCAGAGACCGCCGATATCATCCTGGTACACGACAGCCCGGCGGACGTGGCGGCCTTGATAGACTTTGGACGGGCCACCTATCGGAAGATGGTGCAGAACCTCCTCTGGGCAACGGGCTACAACGTGGTGGCGATTCCCCTCGCTGCAGGGGTCCTGTATCCCCTCACCGGTCTCCTCCTCTCGCCTGCCGTCGGGGCGGCCCTCATGTCGCTGAGTACGGTGATCGTGGCCGTCAATGCGAGCTTCCTCAGGGTGAGGCGTTGA
- a CDS encoding class I SAM-dependent methyltransferase — protein sequence MEVSAVDQSRAMLEELARTFPDALIECRQGEAAHLPIDDESVDYVFANMYLYHVEDPPRAIQEMARILKPGGRLVITDLDSHEFEFLRTEQHDRWMGFERAEVERWLRAAGLRNVRVECIDETCCASSTCGCSSASVSIFAAYGEK from the coding sequence GTGGAGGTGAGTGCGGTGGATCAATCAAGGGCCATGCTCGAGGAGCTCGCGCGCACGTTTCCCGATGCCCTCATCGAGTGCCGACAGGGTGAGGCCGCACACCTTCCCATCGATGACGAGTCGGTGGACTACGTCTTTGCCAACATGTACCTGTATCACGTGGAAGACCCTCCCCGGGCCATCCAGGAGATGGCACGCATCCTCAAGCCGGGCGGAAGGCTGGTGATCACCGACCTCGACAGCCACGAGTTCGAGTTCCTCCGGACCGAACAGCACGACCGCTGGATGGGGTTCGAGCGGGCCGAGGTGGAGCGGTGGCTCAGAGCTGCGGGGCTTCGCAACGTGAGGGTGGAGTGCATCGACGAGACCTGCTGTGCCAGCTCTACATGTGGGTGTTCGAGCGCCTCGGTGAGCATCTTCGCGGCCTACGGGGAGAAGTGA
- a CDS encoding cation transporter — MAGLFSSLKEGVKRWIDSLARENTRTFGTSGNLDCCNLPGKQPGSSSVARKRRLPTEEAAVPAGEYDTYLQAYQSITTGGSRMATTIRLTIEGMTCDHCVMSVKSALVKQEGVKDAKVRIGSAEVEVEGQVDPQALVKAVEEAGYTAKIAS; from the coding sequence ATGGCAGGTCTTTTCTCCTCACTCAAAGAGGGCGTGAAGCGCTGGATCGACTCCCTCGCAAGAGAGAACACCCGGACCTTCGGGACCTCCGGAAACCTTGACTGCTGCAACCTCCCTGGCAAACAGCCGGGCTCCTCTTCTGTGGCGAGGAAGAGGAGGCTCCCTACGGAGGAGGCAGCAGTCCCTGCAGGTGAGTACGACACGTACCTGCAGGCATACCAATCCATTACCACGGGAGGTTCCAGGATGGCGACGACCATACGCCTCACGATCGAAGGCATGACGTGCGATCACTGCGTCATGTCAGTGAAGAGTGCCCTCGTGAAGCAGGAGGGCGTGAAGGATGCGAAGGTAAGGATAGGGAGTGCAGAGGTGGAGGTGGAGGGGCAGGTGGATCCTCAGGCCTTAGTGAAGGCGGTGGAAGAGGCGGGCTACACGGCGAAGATCGCCTCGTGA
- a CDS encoding heavy metal translocating P-type ATPase, producing the protein MAERTREMRGVRPLVLDIEGMSCTSCAQRVKKALSSREGVREAEVDFPSHRAKVVVEGAVAMEELLKAVEEAGYRARLAEVGEVAVKTYRVEGMSCTSCAQRVKRALEKVEGVQEAEVSFASGEARVVLQEEVPDEVLAHAVEDAGYRLLWEEEEDAEERYLRQERRRLIAAWVLTGPAAVLMVMRMFFGISLVPVAIVPWLDLAIAGIVVLALGWPVVKSTWYAFRHLSFTMDSLIGIGALASLSTGVLRQVGVDIEDFSLVGAMILSIHLIGNYLKLVATGRASQAIRRLLELGAKVAHRIREDGQIEDVPVQALRKGDLVLVRPGEKIPSDGVIVEGHTAVDESIATGESVPADRGPGDQVIGATVNQQGAITVRIEKVGKETFLAQVARMVQEAQASKVPIQEFADRVTAVFVPVVLSISAATFVVWLLLPEALGEVMRWAAGFLPWVDPSRGVVSMALFAAIATLVIACPCALGLATPTALMVGMGLGAEHGILIRSGKAIQIAQSVQDVVFDKTGTLTEGKPRVVGVWAPGGEEELARLLWAVESASEHPLARAVCAWAEERGAGGAQAQGVEAVPGKGVRGVVGGSVVLAGRQEWLEEEGVATEGFAGEAEAAYGRGETVVWVAQDGRLVGLVSLADTLKPSSKEAVEALKELGIRCIMLTGDNERAARAIASQVGIDEVRARLLPQDKIGVIRELQAQGRVVAMVGDGINDAPALTQADVGIAIGTGTDIAIESADITLVSENMLGVPRAIGLSRATFRKIRQNLFWAFFYNVIAIPIAVLGLLHPVVAEIAMAASSVNVVTNSLRLRRARL; encoded by the coding sequence ATGGCCGAACGAACGAGAGAGATGAGAGGGGTGCGGCCCCTTGTGCTCGATATAGAGGGGATGAGTTGCACCTCGTGCGCCCAGCGGGTGAAGAAGGCGCTCTCCTCCCGCGAGGGCGTGCGGGAGGCCGAGGTGGACTTTCCGTCCCACAGGGCCAAGGTGGTGGTGGAAGGGGCGGTTGCCATGGAGGAGCTCCTCAAGGCGGTGGAGGAGGCAGGCTACCGCGCCCGACTCGCAGAGGTGGGAGAGGTGGCGGTGAAGACCTACCGGGTGGAGGGGATGAGCTGCACCTCGTGCGCCCAGCGGGTGAAGCGGGCCCTCGAGAAGGTGGAGGGTGTGCAGGAGGCCGAGGTCTCCTTTGCCTCGGGCGAGGCGCGGGTGGTGCTGCAGGAGGAGGTGCCGGACGAGGTGCTCGCCCACGCGGTGGAGGATGCGGGCTACAGGCTCCTGTGGGAAGAGGAGGAGGATGCCGAGGAGCGGTACCTCAGACAGGAGCGGCGCAGGCTCATTGCGGCATGGGTCCTCACCGGTCCTGCGGCCGTGCTCATGGTGATGAGGATGTTCTTCGGTATCTCCCTCGTTCCTGTGGCGATCGTCCCCTGGCTGGACCTTGCGATCGCAGGTATCGTGGTGCTGGCTCTGGGCTGGCCGGTGGTGAAGTCCACCTGGTACGCCTTCAGGCATCTCTCGTTCACCATGGATTCCCTCATCGGTATAGGGGCCCTCGCCTCGCTCTCCACAGGTGTGCTCCGGCAGGTGGGAGTGGATATCGAAGATTTCTCCCTCGTGGGGGCCATGATCCTCTCCATCCACCTCATTGGCAACTACCTCAAGCTGGTGGCCACCGGCAGGGCCTCACAGGCGATACGGCGCCTCCTCGAGCTGGGGGCCAAGGTGGCCCACCGGATCCGGGAGGACGGGCAGATCGAGGACGTGCCGGTGCAGGCCCTCAGGAAGGGAGACCTGGTGCTCGTACGGCCGGGCGAGAAGATCCCCTCCGACGGGGTGATCGTGGAGGGGCATACCGCGGTGGACGAGTCGATCGCCACCGGTGAGTCGGTGCCGGCAGACAGGGGGCCGGGGGATCAGGTGATAGGGGCCACGGTGAACCAGCAGGGGGCGATCACGGTGCGTATCGAGAAGGTGGGCAAGGAGACGTTCCTCGCGCAGGTGGCCCGGATGGTGCAGGAGGCGCAGGCGAGCAAGGTGCCCATCCAGGAGTTCGCCGACAGGGTGACGGCGGTGTTCGTGCCGGTGGTGCTCTCGATCTCTGCCGCCACCTTCGTGGTGTGGCTCCTCCTCCCCGAGGCGCTCGGCGAGGTGATGCGCTGGGCGGCGGGGTTCCTCCCATGGGTGGATCCCTCGCGGGGAGTGGTGTCCATGGCCCTGTTCGCCGCCATCGCCACCCTGGTGATCGCATGTCCGTGCGCCCTGGGACTCGCCACGCCCACGGCCCTCATGGTGGGTATGGGGCTGGGGGCCGAGCACGGGATTCTCATACGGAGCGGCAAGGCCATCCAGATCGCCCAGAGCGTGCAGGATGTGGTCTTCGACAAGACCGGGACGCTCACCGAGGGGAAGCCCCGGGTGGTGGGCGTGTGGGCGCCGGGGGGTGAGGAGGAGCTCGCGCGGCTCCTGTGGGCGGTGGAGTCGGCTTCTGAGCACCCGCTCGCGCGCGCGGTGTGCGCGTGGGCGGAGGAGCGAGGGGCAGGAGGTGCGCAGGCGCAGGGGGTGGAGGCGGTGCCGGGCAAGGGGGTGCGCGGCGTGGTGGGGGGGAGCGTGGTCCTGGCCGGGAGGCAGGAGTGGCTGGAGGAGGAGGGGGTGGCGACGGAGGGCTTCGCAGGGGAGGCGGAGGCGGCCTACGGCAGGGGCGAGACCGTGGTGTGGGTGGCGCAGGACGGGAGGCTCGTGGGGCTCGTGAGCCTGGCGGATACACTCAAGCCCTCCTCGAAGGAGGCGGTGGAGGCCCTGAAGGAGCTCGGGATCCGCTGCATCATGCTCACCGGCGACAACGAGCGGGCGGCCCGGGCCATCGCCTCCCAGGTGGGGATCGACGAGGTGCGCGCCCGGCTCCTGCCCCAGGACAAGATCGGGGTCATCAGGGAGCTTCAGGCTCAGGGCCGGGTGGTGGCCATGGTGGGAGACGGGATCAACGACGCCCCCGCCCTCACCCAGGCGGATGTGGGGATCGCCATCGGCACGGGGACCGACATCGCCATAGAGTCGGCGGACATCACCCTGGTCTCGGAGAACATGCTGGGAGTGCCGCGGGCCATCGGGCTCTCGCGCGCCACGTTCCGCAAGATCCGGCAGAACCTCTTCTGGGCATTCTTCTACAACGTGATCGCCATACCCATCGCAGTGCTGGGCCTGCTCCACCCGGTGGTGGCAGAGATCGCCATGGCGGCCAGTTCGGTGAACGTGGTGACCAATTCGCTGAGGCTGCGCCGGGCGAGGCTGTGA
- a CDS encoding SHOCT domain-containing protein, with the protein MKRWLLVGVVLFSPLLGMAADEEGHEGLSVEVVLQEIMASQGVERIQDVDPDRVASELLEELGDAVMEEAHPGEAHEIMDAMMGGEGSESLAAMHRAMGYRYLVALVNGREDLWGWGMMGPGTMGAGMGPWMMYGWAGGEPGTFWYRYGGIIMMIFGFLILAGIIAALIVLLQQNRGIFRSLGGQEDPLSVLKARLARGEITEEEYERLKSRILSS; encoded by the coding sequence ATGAAACGATGGCTTTTGGTAGGAGTGGTTCTCTTCTCTCCCCTTCTGGGGATGGCGGCCGATGAGGAGGGTCACGAGGGACTCAGTGTGGAGGTGGTGCTCCAGGAGATCATGGCATCCCAGGGGGTAGAGCGGATTCAGGACGTGGATCCCGACAGGGTGGCGTCGGAGCTCCTCGAGGAGCTGGGCGATGCGGTGATGGAAGAGGCGCACCCCGGCGAGGCACACGAGATCATGGACGCCATGATGGGGGGGGAGGGTTCGGAGAGCCTCGCCGCCATGCACAGGGCCATGGGCTACCGCTACCTGGTGGCGCTGGTGAATGGCAGGGAGGACCTCTGGGGGTGGGGGATGATGGGTCCTGGTACGATGGGGGCCGGTATGGGTCCCTGGATGATGTACGGATGGGCCGGGGGCGAACCCGGCACCTTCTGGTACAGATACGGAGGTATCATCATGATGATCTTTGGATTTCTCATCCTTGCGGGTATCATCGCCGCACTCATCGTGCTCCTCCAGCAGAATCGGGGTATCTTCCGATCGCTGGGAGGGCAGGAGGATCCTCTCTCGGTGCTCAAGGCCCGTCTCGCGAGGGGCGAGATCACCGAGGAGGAGTACGAACGTCTGAAGAGCCGCATCCTCTCCTCTTAG
- a CDS encoding carbohydrate ABC transporter permease has product MREMSTVRRVIMGLILAVLCAVWTIPTLGLFITSLRPREEATRSGWWTVFSSPGGLTLENYRQVLAGADYSYITRDGRKVTVRGDNMASAFFNSLAVTIPSVIIPIFLAALAAYGFAWLDFPGRKLLFTLIVSLLVVPLQVALIPILRDYQKIGLNGTFLGIWLAHTGFGLPLATYLLFNYISTIPRSIIESSLIDGADHFQIFTRLIVPLSAPALASFAIFQFLWVWNDLLVALVFLSGVGQNMEVLTQRLLNMVDTRGQNWHLLTSGAFVTMLLPVIVFLGLQKYFVRGLMEGSIKG; this is encoded by the coding sequence ATGAGAGAGATGTCCACGGTTCGGCGGGTGATCATGGGGCTCATCCTCGCAGTGCTCTGCGCGGTCTGGACCATACCTACCCTGGGGCTCTTCATCACCTCCTTGCGGCCCAGAGAGGAGGCAACCAGATCGGGATGGTGGACGGTCTTCTCCTCTCCAGGCGGGCTCACCCTGGAGAACTACCGCCAGGTGCTCGCAGGGGCCGACTACTCCTACATCACCCGAGACGGCAGGAAGGTGACCGTGCGCGGGGACAATATGGCTTCAGCTTTCTTCAACAGCCTCGCGGTGACCATTCCCTCGGTGATCATACCCATCTTCCTCGCCGCCCTCGCGGCCTATGGCTTCGCCTGGCTCGACTTCCCCGGAAGGAAGCTGCTCTTCACCCTCATCGTCTCACTCCTCGTGGTGCCGCTTCAGGTGGCGCTCATTCCCATCCTCAGGGATTACCAGAAGATAGGTCTCAACGGCACCTTTCTGGGCATCTGGCTGGCCCATACGGGGTTCGGCCTCCCCCTTGCCACGTACCTGCTCTTCAACTACATCTCCACCATCCCCAGGAGCATCATCGAGAGCTCGCTCATCGACGGGGCCGACCACTTCCAGATCTTCACGCGGCTCATCGTGCCGCTCTCGGCTCCGGCGCTCGCGAGCTTTGCCATCTTCCAGTTCCTCTGGGTGTGGAACGACCTGCTGGTGGCCCTGGTGTTCTTGAGCGGCGTGGGCCAGAACATGGAGGTGCTCACCCAGCGACTCCTCAACATGGTGGATACCAGGGGCCAGAACTGGCACCTGCTCACGTCGGGGGCTTTCGTCACCATGTTACTCCCGGTGATCGTCTTCCTCGGGTTGCAGAAGTACTTCGTGCGTGGTCTCATGGAGGGATCCATAAAGGGCTGA
- a CDS encoding DUF302 domain-containing protein, with protein MDTSYAMKKRVARGVKETCEMVKEALSREGFGILCEIDVQATLRAKLGKEVEPYVILGACNPPLAHQALSLEEDIGLMLPCNVVVYRKEGHTVVAAIRPTKAMEVVGNPRLLEVASQVEEKLARVIDHVG; from the coding sequence ATGGATACCTCCTATGCCATGAAGAAAAGGGTAGCGCGTGGGGTAAAGGAGACCTGCGAGATGGTGAAGGAGGCCCTCTCCCGCGAGGGGTTCGGCATCCTCTGTGAGATCGACGTGCAGGCCACCCTCAGGGCCAAGCTCGGAAAAGAGGTGGAGCCCTACGTGATTCTTGGGGCGTGCAACCCGCCTCTCGCCCACCAGGCCCTCTCGCTGGAAGAGGACATCGGCCTCATGCTCCCCTGCAATGTGGTGGTGTATCGAAAGGAAGGTCACACCGTGGTGGCGGCCATACGGCCCACTAAGGCCATGGAGGTAGTGGGGAACCCACGCCTCCTCGAGGTGGCATCCCAGGTGGAGGAGAAGCTCGCGCGGGTGATCGACCATGTCGGATAG
- a CDS encoding class I SAM-dependent methyltransferase, whose protein sequence is MSDRATERTRRRYDRFARFYDRVEAWVEERLFAPWRRETLSQVSGKVLEIGVGTGKNLPYYPEGVELVGIDLSPKMLERAKARAERLGLKVTLLEMDAQELFFPPATFDFVVGTFVLCSIPDPVRALREAGRVLKPGGRLIFLEHVLSRHPLIALWEHLHNPLTRSLFGFNVNRDTRGNLLKAGLVLERDEILGLVDVFRRFVCRVP, encoded by the coding sequence ATGTCGGATAGGGCTACCGAGCGTACGCGGCGCAGGTACGACAGGTTCGCCCGGTTCTACGACAGGGTGGAGGCGTGGGTGGAGGAACGGCTCTTCGCCCCCTGGCGGCGCGAGACCCTCTCACAGGTCTCGGGAAAGGTGCTGGAGATAGGGGTGGGTACGGGAAAGAACCTCCCCTACTATCCCGAGGGGGTGGAGCTCGTGGGGATCGATCTCAGCCCGAAGATGCTCGAACGCGCAAAGGCCCGGGCCGAACGACTGGGTCTGAAGGTGACCCTGCTCGAGATGGACGCACAGGAGCTCTTCTTCCCTCCTGCCACCTTCGATTTCGTGGTGGGGACCTTCGTCCTCTGTTCCATCCCGGATCCGGTGAGGGCCCTGAGAGAGGCCGGCCGGGTGCTCAAGCCAGGGGGGAGACTCATCTTCCTCGAGCATGTGCTCAGCAGACACCCCCTCATCGCCCTCTGGGAGCACCTCCACAATCCTCTCACGAGGAGCCTCTTTGGATTCAACGTGAACAGGGACACCAGGGGTAATCTCCTGAAGGCAGGACTCGTGCTCGAGAGGGACGAGATCCTCGGCCTTGTGGATGTCTTCAGACGCTTTGTGTGCAGGGTCCCCTGA